From Nerophis lumbriciformis linkage group LG11, RoL_Nlum_v2.1, whole genome shotgun sequence, one genomic window encodes:
- the cabp5a gene encoding calcium-binding protein 5a translates to MSLGAACIFLRGGKNISRELVDDEIDELREAFNEFDKDKDGLISCKDLGNLMRTMGYMPTEMELIELSQNINMNLGGRVDFEDFVDLMAPKLLAETAGMIGVKELKNAFKEFDADGDGEITTEELRSAMNKLMGEHMSRREIDAIVKEADDNGDGTVDFEEFVRMMSHQ, encoded by the exons ATGAGTTTGGGAGCGGCGTGCATCTTCCTGCGAGGCGGGAAAAACATT TCGAGAGAGTTGGTGGATGATGAGATCGATG AACTGCGTGAAGCGTTCAATGAGTTCGACAAGGACAAGGACGGCCTGATCAGCTGTAAGGACCTGGGCAACCTGATGAGGACCATGGGATACATGCCCACCGAGATGGAGCTCATTGAGCTGAGCCAAAACATCAACATGAACC TTGGCGGCCGAGTTGACTTTGAGGACTTTGTGGACCTGATGGCACCCAAACTTCTGGCAGAAACTGCTGGCATGATTGGCGTGAAGGAGCTGAAAAACGCCTTTAAAGAG TTCGACGCGGATGGCGACGGCGAGATCACAACAGAGGAGCTGCGTTCCGCCATGAATAAGCTAATGGGGGAGCACATGAGCCGCAGGGAGATAGACGCCATAGTCAAAGAGGCGGACGACAACGGAGATGGCACGGTAGACTTTGAAG AGTTTGTCAGAATGATGTCCCATCAATGA